GAGAAGGGGCACGGGGTCTCGTTCGTCGCGAACCACGAGGGCTGGCACGGCAAGGCGATGTCGTCGGAGCAGGCAGCGCAGGCGATCGAGGAGCTGGGCGGCATCCGGTCCTTGACGATCACGCCTCCCTCGCCGCCCGACGTCAAGCCGCTCACCCTCGGAGAGCTGCGGGCCGCCCCTCCGCCCGCCTACACCGAGCCGATCCCGACCAGGAAGGCCTTCGGCGAGGCGCTCGCATGGCTCGCCGGTCACCGTGCCGATCTCGTCGTGCTCGACGGCGAGGTCGGCAACTCCACACACACCGAGGACTTCCAGGCCGTCGCGCCGGAGCGGTTCGTGGAGATGTACATCGCGGAGCAGGCGATGATCGGCGCCCAGACCGGGCTGCAGGCGCTCGGCAAGACGGCGTTCGCGGCGACGTTCGGCGCGTTCCTCACGCGGGCCTACGATCAGGTGCGTATGGGCGCGATCAGCCGCGCCGACCTGCGGCTCTGCGGATCGCACGCGGGCGTGTCGATCGGCGAGGACGGGCCGTCCCAGATGGCTCTCGAGGACCTCGCGATGTTCCGCGCGCTCCACGGTTCGACCGTGCTGTATCCGGCCGACGGCGCGGCGACGGTTCGGCTCGTCGCCGCGATGTGCGACCTGCCGGGCATCTCCTACATGCGCACGACCCGGGAGGCCACACCGGTCGTCTACGGCGCCGACGAGGAGTTCCCGATCGGTGGGTCGAAGACGCTGCGCAGCGGCGACGGCGGCGTCGCCACGATCGTGGGCGCCGGGGTCACGGTGCGTGAGAGTCTGGCGGCCGCCGACGCGCTCGCGGCGGAGGGCATCGCGGTCCGCGTGATCGACGCCTACAGCGTGAAGCCGATCGATGCGGCGACGCTGCGGCGGGCCCTCGATGAGACCGGCGCGATCGTCGTCGCCGAGGACCACCGGGTGGAGGGCGGGCTCGGCGACGCGGTGCTGGAAGCGCTGGCCGAGACCGGCACGCTCGCTGGCCGGGTGGTCAAGCTCGGCATCCACGACATGCCAGGCTCGGGAACACCGACGGAGATGCGGGCCTGGGCGGGGATCGACGCGACCTCGATCGCGGCCGGCGTGCGCGACGCGCTCCCCTGATCGGAAGGAACGCCCGGCGTGCGGTCAGGCCCGGTCGGCGCTCGTGACCTTCGTCGCCGCACCGGGCACGCCCCCGAAGGCGTAGGCGATGATCTCCTCCGGTGGCACCGGCTTCGAGAACAGGAAGCCCTGTCCGAGCATGCACTCGCGCTCGCGCAGGAAGGCGAGCTCCTCGGTGGTCTCGATGCCTTCGGCCAGGGTCGTCATGCCGAGGCCGCGAGCGAGCTCGAGGAACGCCCCGACGATGCTGGCCGACTGCTCGTCGGTCCCCACGTCGCTCACGAACGCCCGGTCGATCTTCAGGACGTCGACCGGCATCTCCCGCAACCTCGACAGCGACGAGTAGCCGGTGCCGAAGTCGTCGATCGCGATCCGCAGCCCACCTCGATGCAGATCCCAGAGGATCTCCTGGGCCCGATCGGGGTCCATCATCGCTGAGCTCTCGGTGATCTCGACCACCACCTGCGCAGGGTCGAGCCCGCCGTCGACGATGCGCGAGAGGATGCGATCGGACAGATCCGGCTGCCAGAACTGGCGAGGCGAG
This genomic interval from Actinomycetota bacterium contains the following:
- a CDS encoding transketolase, producing MDDRIQLWNDLAAQIGVDSIRCTTEAGSGHPTSSLSCAHLLSVLYSSHLRFDVEDPKSPANDRFVMSKGHAAPALYATLKAIGAVSDEELLSLRRFGSPIQGHPAPVPELPWVDVATGSLGQGLGVGLGMALAMRLDGTGGRTFVLLGDSEVAEGSVWEAMEAAAFHEVDDLVAILDMNRLGQRGPTMHGWNGDLFARRAQAYGWRTIEIDGHDVAAIDAAYSEAIAADGPTMIVARTEKGHGVSFVANHEGWHGKAMSSEQAAQAIEELGGIRSLTITPPSPPDVKPLTLGELRAAPPPAYTEPIPTRKAFGEALAWLAGHRADLVVLDGEVGNSTHTEDFQAVAPERFVEMYIAEQAMIGAQTGLQALGKTAFAATFGAFLTRAYDQVRMGAISRADLRLCGSHAGVSIGEDGPSQMALEDLAMFRALHGSTVLYPADGAATVRLVAAMCDLPGISYMRTTREATPVVYGADEEFPIGGSKTLRSGDGGVATIVGAGVTVRESLAAADALAAEGIAVRVIDAYSVKPIDAATLRRALDETGAIVVAEDHRVEGGLGDAVLEALAETGTLAGRVVKLGIHDMPGSGTPTEMRAWAGIDATSIAAGVRDALP